The following are encoded in a window of Amycolatopsis lexingtonensis genomic DNA:
- a CDS encoding DNA cytosine methyltransferase codes for MDCLGYDHRVISLNSMHAPAIAVPRAPQSRDRMYVVFWRKGNPAPDLDIRPPAWCPVCEAEVAAVQWFKPGRDVGRYRQQYLYRCPNTTCRNTVVEPYVAPAASVIDWADLGERIGDRDTPLSEKTMERIRAGLERYARPMTFEATGNTFVRPGSGYARGWPVDWPTATLTTSQTRALLVPSGGTRNEDARPVGDPFRTRTTSEWEGLLVPLEGREGKHAASTADPMRTQTARHETALVVPYYGTGVARPAGRPLPTMTTVDTAGLAFIAELRGGGSDARHVAEPLATVCASGNHHMLVRHNTARGNPGQMCTPATEPARTLTTAGHQSLVGWPDTAPAAEDCTFRMLSVGEVQAAMAFTPDYVITGSSKRVKVRQLGNGVTPPAAEWLVGAAVASLESTRRRAA; via the coding sequence ATGGACTGCCTCGGCTACGACCACCGGGTCATCTCGCTCAACTCGATGCACGCCCCGGCCATCGCCGTGCCGCGGGCACCGCAGAGCCGGGACCGGATGTACGTGGTGTTCTGGCGCAAGGGCAACCCGGCCCCGGACCTCGACATCCGCCCGCCGGCGTGGTGCCCGGTGTGCGAGGCCGAGGTGGCGGCGGTGCAGTGGTTCAAGCCCGGCCGCGACGTCGGCCGGTACCGGCAGCAGTACCTCTACCGCTGCCCGAACACCACGTGCCGCAACACGGTCGTCGAACCGTACGTGGCGCCCGCCGCGTCGGTGATCGACTGGGCCGACCTCGGCGAACGGATCGGCGACCGCGACACCCCGCTCTCGGAGAAGACGATGGAGCGCATCCGGGCCGGGCTGGAGCGCTACGCGCGGCCGATGACGTTCGAGGCCACCGGCAACACCTTCGTCCGGCCCGGCTCCGGCTACGCCCGCGGCTGGCCCGTCGACTGGCCGACCGCGACGCTGACGACGTCGCAGACCCGGGCGTTGCTGGTGCCCTCCGGCGGCACCCGTAACGAGGACGCCCGCCCGGTCGGCGACCCGTTCCGGACCCGCACCACCAGCGAGTGGGAAGGGCTGCTGGTGCCGCTGGAGGGCCGCGAGGGCAAGCACGCCGCCAGCACCGCCGACCCGATGCGCACGCAGACCGCGCGGCACGAGACCGCGCTGGTGGTCCCGTACTACGGCACCGGTGTGGCCCGCCCGGCCGGGCGGCCGTTGCCGACGATGACCACCGTGGACACCGCCGGGCTGGCGTTCATCGCCGAACTGCGCGGCGGCGGCTCGGACGCCCGGCACGTTGCGGAGCCGCTGGCGACGGTGTGCGCGTCGGGCAACCACCACATGCTGGTGCGGCACAACACCGCCCGCGGCAATCCCGGCCAGATGTGCACGCCGGCGACCGAGCCCGCCCGCACGCTGACCACCGCCGGGCACCAGTCGCTGGTGGGCTGGCCGGACACCGCCCCCGCGGCCGAGGACTGCACCTTCCGGATGCTGTCGGTTGGTGAGGTGCAGGCGGCGATGGCGTTCACCCCGGACTACGTCATCACCGGGTCCAGCAAACGCGTCAAGGTCCGTCAGCTCGGCAACGGCGTCACCCCGCCCGCCGCCGAATGGCTCGTGGGCGCCGCGGTCGCCTCGCTCGAATCCACCCGGCGGCGTGCCGCTTGA
- a CDS encoding tyrosine-type recombinase/integrase, with the protein MSDLTYDVKIWNIETRSGKRKTSYRVTWFVAGERFDETANHYALAESFRSDLVAAARRGEAFDRIRGLPISKLRSESDMPFFAFACKYVDMKWPRAAGKSRAGNADALASALPAMLSTTRGRPEDGVLRRALTGWAFNKKRRDNAKPAEIERALKWLQANTLPVSRMDDTAKLREVLDQISLKLDGTQAAAKTVNRKRAVIYNALEYAHELKLIRANRLSEVKWTAPKSVRAIDKRVVINPAQGKRLLAAVAAQKVDTAPRRSSGPMLKAYFAVMYYAALRPEEAAMLCKRDLQLPESGWGELLLSETAPVTGAAWTDSGERRDRRQLKQRGKGEVRPVPSPPPLTAILHEHLSNIGTAADGRLFRNLTGGDIAESTVARVWNNARRAALTEEEYASPLAKRPYDLRHACVSTWLAAGVPSTQCAEWAGHSVAVLHQIYAKVIAGLESAAHQRIEQALDWRDQSDE; encoded by the coding sequence ATGAGTGACCTCACCTACGACGTCAAGATCTGGAACATCGAAACGCGAAGCGGGAAAAGGAAGACGTCGTATCGCGTGACCTGGTTCGTGGCAGGGGAGCGCTTCGATGAGACGGCCAACCACTATGCGCTGGCTGAAAGCTTCCGATCGGATCTGGTTGCGGCAGCTCGACGAGGCGAGGCCTTCGATCGCATCCGAGGGCTGCCGATCTCCAAGTTGCGAAGTGAGTCGGACATGCCGTTTTTCGCTTTCGCCTGCAAGTACGTCGACATGAAGTGGCCGCGCGCTGCCGGGAAGTCGCGAGCTGGCAACGCCGACGCGCTGGCGTCGGCGTTGCCAGCGATGTTGTCGACCACCCGCGGCAGGCCCGAAGACGGGGTCCTTCGTCGTGCGTTGACCGGATGGGCCTTCAACAAGAAGAGGCGAGACAACGCCAAGCCGGCTGAGATTGAGCGTGCCTTGAAATGGCTTCAGGCGAACACCCTTCCCGTGTCACGGATGGACGACACGGCCAAGCTTAGGGAGGTCCTGGACCAGATCTCGCTCAAGCTTGACGGGACACAGGCCGCCGCGAAAACCGTCAACCGCAAGCGTGCGGTGATCTACAACGCACTGGAGTATGCCCATGAGCTGAAACTCATCAGGGCCAATCGTCTGTCCGAAGTGAAGTGGACCGCACCGAAATCCGTGCGGGCGATCGACAAGCGCGTTGTCATCAACCCCGCGCAGGGCAAAAGGCTGCTGGCGGCCGTCGCGGCACAGAAGGTCGACACAGCGCCGCGACGCTCGTCCGGGCCGATGCTCAAGGCGTACTTCGCGGTGATGTATTACGCCGCTCTGCGCCCGGAAGAGGCCGCCATGCTGTGTAAGCGGGACTTGCAGCTGCCGGAGAGCGGATGGGGCGAGCTGCTGCTCTCCGAGACAGCCCCGGTGACGGGCGCGGCGTGGACAGACTCGGGGGAGCGACGCGATCGTCGCCAGCTCAAGCAGCGCGGCAAAGGGGAGGTGCGGCCGGTGCCGTCCCCGCCGCCGCTGACGGCGATATTGCACGAGCACCTGAGCAACATCGGGACGGCCGCGGACGGCCGGCTGTTCCGGAACCTCACCGGCGGAGATATCGCGGAGTCGACCGTCGCACGGGTGTGGAACAACGCGCGCCGCGCGGCGCTGACCGAAGAGGAGTACGCCTCCCCGCTCGCAAAGCGGCCCTACGACCTTCGGCACGCGTGCGTGTCGACCTGGCTGGCGGCCGGCGTGCCGTCCACACAGTGCGCGGAATGGGCGGGGCACTCCGTCGCGGTGCTGCACCAGATCTACGCCAAGGTCATCGCCGGCCTGGAGTCCGCGGCGCACCAGCGGATCGAGCAGGCGCTCGACTGGCGCGACCAGTCCGACGAGTAG
- a CDS encoding ABC transporter substrate-binding protein has protein sequence MLAAAGAISLSACSARTDSGSGDSSASSQSQAAAPSAAADAADPAGDGKAQCAPTSIAYAGTINGANAALGVNILNGAKLAVDQHNKANPGCQVKLEQFDTEGTPDKAPGIVTQIVNTPAIIGVVGLPFSGESKAAGNIFNGAGLVTVTPSATNPTLSQNGWKTFFRGLGNDNTQGPAAAKFMTGELKAAKVCVIKDDSDYGTGLAASTIQALGDKGTCQDSVKTKQTDFSAVVNKIKSEKPDAVFYSGYYQEAAPFAQQLSDAGVEAKFVGPDGVKDDEFVKGAGEAASKAYFTCPCVPADQFTKFTDAYKAAVGKDPGTYSPEAYDLATILLKGIDAGKKDRAGLLDFVKSYDGQGITKHFKWDDKGELSSTTVWTYKVEGGKIVRNTEIK, from the coding sequence GTGCTGGCCGCTGCCGGGGCCATTTCGCTCAGCGCGTGTTCGGCACGGACCGACAGCGGCTCGGGTGACAGCAGCGCGAGCTCGCAGTCCCAGGCCGCGGCGCCGTCCGCCGCCGCCGACGCGGCCGACCCGGCCGGTGACGGCAAGGCCCAGTGTGCCCCGACCTCCATCGCGTACGCGGGCACCATCAACGGCGCCAACGCCGCGCTGGGCGTCAACATCCTCAACGGCGCGAAGCTCGCCGTGGACCAGCACAACAAGGCCAACCCGGGCTGCCAGGTCAAGCTGGAGCAGTTCGACACCGAGGGCACGCCCGACAAGGCGCCCGGCATCGTGACGCAGATCGTCAACACGCCGGCCATCATCGGCGTCGTCGGCCTGCCGTTCTCCGGTGAGTCCAAGGCCGCGGGCAACATCTTCAACGGCGCGGGCCTGGTCACGGTCACCCCGTCGGCGACCAACCCGACCCTGAGCCAGAACGGCTGGAAGACCTTCTTCCGCGGTCTGGGCAACGACAACACCCAGGGCCCGGCCGCCGCGAAGTTCATGACCGGTGAGCTCAAGGCCGCCAAGGTGTGCGTCATCAAGGACGACTCCGACTACGGCACCGGCCTGGCCGCTTCGACCATCCAGGCGCTCGGCGACAAGGGCACCTGCCAGGACAGCGTCAAGACGAAGCAGACCGACTTCTCGGCCGTGGTCAACAAGATCAAGAGCGAGAAGCCGGACGCGGTGTTCTACTCCGGGTACTACCAGGAAGCCGCTCCGTTCGCGCAGCAGCTGAGCGACGCCGGCGTCGAGGCCAAGTTCGTCGGCCCGGACGGCGTCAAGGACGACGAGTTCGTCAAGGGCGCCGGCGAGGCGGCCTCGAAGGCGTACTTCACCTGCCCGTGCGTCCCGGCGGACCAGTTCACCAAGTTCACCGACGCCTACAAGGCCGCGGTCGGCAAGGACCCGGGCACCTACTCGCCCGAGGCCTACGACCTGGCGACGATCCTGCTCAAGGGCATCGACGCGGGCAAGAAGGACCGCGCCGGCCTGCTGGACTTCGTCAAGTCCTACGACGGCCAGGGCATCACGAAGCACTTCAAGTGGGACGACAAGGGCGAGCTGTCCAGCACGACCGTGTGGACCTACAAGGTCGAGGGCGGGAAGATCGTCCGCAACACCGAGATCAAGTAG
- a CDS encoding ANTAR domain-containing response regulator — protein sequence MTDQATEANGAATVPQRRVLVAEDEALIRLDLVEMLREEGYEVVGEAGDGEQAIALATDLKPDLVILDVKMPKLDGIEAASKITGDRIAPVVILTAFSQRDLVERARDAGTMAYLVKPFAKRDLVPAIELAVSRFSELQALEAEVAGLTDRLETRKVIDRAKGLLMSRQGLTEPDAFRWIQRTAMDRRTTMKAVAEAVVESIGS from the coding sequence GTGACCGATCAGGCTACCGAGGCCAACGGTGCCGCCACCGTGCCGCAGCGACGGGTGCTCGTCGCGGAGGACGAGGCGCTCATCCGGCTGGACCTCGTCGAAATGCTGCGCGAAGAGGGCTACGAAGTCGTCGGGGAAGCCGGCGACGGGGAGCAGGCCATCGCGCTGGCCACCGACCTCAAGCCCGATCTCGTGATCCTCGACGTCAAGATGCCCAAGCTGGACGGCATCGAGGCCGCTTCGAAGATCACCGGGGACCGGATCGCGCCGGTCGTCATCCTCACCGCTTTCAGCCAGCGTGATCTCGTCGAACGCGCGAGGGACGCCGGGACCATGGCGTACCTGGTCAAGCCGTTCGCGAAGCGGGACCTCGTGCCCGCCATCGAACTCGCCGTCAGCCGGTTCTCCGAGCTGCAGGCGCTCGAGGCCGAGGTCGCCGGGCTCACCGATCGGCTCGAGACGCGCAAGGTAATCGACCGGGCCAAGGGGCTGCTCATGAGCCGCCAGGGGCTCACCGAGCCCGACGCCTTCCGGTGGATCCAGCGGACCGCCATGGACCGCCGGACCACCATGAAGGCCGTGGCCGAGGCCGTCGTGGAGAGCATCGGGAGCTGA
- a CDS encoding helix-turn-helix transcriptional regulator, whose protein sequence is MPTPDEKLTIPQVCDELQIARSTFYDWRAKNLGPKCIRLPNRKVRVRRSDLNHWLESQEAA, encoded by the coding sequence ATGCCCACGCCAGACGAAAAACTCACCATCCCGCAGGTCTGTGACGAGCTTCAGATCGCGCGCTCGACGTTCTACGACTGGCGCGCGAAGAACCTCGGCCCGAAGTGCATCCGCCTGCCGAATCGCAAGGTGCGCGTGCGCCGCTCCGACCTCAACCACTGGCTCGAATCCCAGGAGGCTGCATGA